Proteins encoded by one window of Manihot esculenta cultivar AM560-2 chromosome 10, M.esculenta_v8, whole genome shotgun sequence:
- the LOC110625325 gene encoding methylesterase 17 translates to MGEEVIEMRVEETALSRKPHFVLVHGIGGGSWCWYKIRCLMENAGYKVSCVDLKGSGIDQGDANSILSFDDYNKPLMDLLSSLPDNEQVILVGHSAGGLSITQATHKLAKKIRLAVYLAATMLKLGFWTDQDAQDGVPELSSFGEVYELGFGLGSNEAPTSAIVKKEFQRQIIYQMSPREDSILASMLLRPGPILALKRAQFKEEENGDGIEKVKRVYIKTKHDHVIKPQQQEAMIKRWPPSQVFLLDCDHSPFFSSPFLLFGLLVKAAASVG, encoded by the exons ATGGGAGAGGAGGTAATTGAGATGAGAGTAGAAGAAACAGCCTTGTCACGGAAGCCACACTTCGTGTTGGTGCATGGAATTGGTGGAGGAAGCTGGTGCTGGTACAAAATCAGGTGCCTCATGGAGAACGCAGGCTATAAGGTATCTTGTGTTGACCTCAAAGGTTCAGGCATCGATCAAGGAGATGCCAATTCTATCCTCTCTTTTGATGACTATAATAAGCCTCTAATGGATCTCTTGTCTTCCTTGCCTGATAATGAGCAG GTGATACTGGTGGGGCACAGCGCTGGGGGGCTAAGTATAACGCAGGCAACTCACAAGTTGGCAAAGAAGATCCGGTTAGCAGTGTACTTGGCAGCCACCATGCTGAAGTTGGGTTTCTGGACGGATCAAGATGCCCAGGAT GGAGTTCCGGAGCTGTCCTCATTTGGTGAGGTGTATGAGCTAGGATTTGGATTGGGAAGTAATGAGGCTCCTACGAGTGCCATTGTGAAGAAAGAATTCCAACGCCAAATCATCTATCAAATGAGCCCACGAGAG GATTCAATCCTAGCTTCGATGCTGTTGAGACCAGGACCAATCCTAGCATTAAAGAGAGCCCAGTTCAAGGAGGAGGAGAATGGTGATGGCATAGAGAAGGTGAAGCGTGTGTACATAAAGACAAAGcatgatcatgtaataaaaccTCAGCAACAAGAGGCTATGATAAAGAGGTGGCCTCCATCTCAGGTTTTTCTTTTGGATTGCGATCACAGCCCTTTCTTTTCCTCTCCATTTCTCCTTTTTGGCTTGCTCGTCAAGGCAGCAGCTTCTGTCGGATAA
- the LOC110624671 gene encoding serine/threonine-protein kinase AtPK2/AtPK19: MVSSKLTMPFQNNSLLPIGPPDALPSDYVEFDFSDVFGSAPCQASTQNLVVGSAASGSLYEDPAVICSRSHSLVGPSSHVSHPLKLSKLTLCDTEEDILELTNPVIGEPRGDLTEPPTAVGLEDFEVLRLVGRGGFGKVYQVRRTDTSEIYAMKVVRKDEIMEKNNAGYLKSERDILTKVDHPFIVQLRYSFQTKYRLYLVLDFINGGHLFYQLYRQGLFREDLARIYTAEIVSAVSHLHANGIMHRDLKPENVLLDADGHVMLTDFGVAKQFDENTRSNSMCGTLEYMSPEIILGKGHDKAADWWSVGILLYEMLTGKPPFIGGNRKQIQQKIIKNKIKLPSFLTGEAHSLLKGLLQKEASKRLGCGPGGSKEIKNHKWFKSINWKKLEAREIRPSFCPKVAGNLCVANFEECWTTMPILDTPAATPKSHDNPFKGFTYVRPASFLQTPP, translated from the exons ATGGTTTCCTCTAAATTGACAATGCCCTTCCAGAATAATTCACTTCTCCCAATAGGACCACCTGATGCTCTTCCCTCTGATTATGTTGAGTTTGATTTTTCTGACGTATTTGGTTCTGCTCCTTGTCAAGCCTCAACACAGAATTTGGTTGTCGGTTCAGCGGCTAGTGGATCGCTGTACGAGGATCCTGCTGTCATCTGTAGTCGATCCCATTCCTTAGTGGGCCCTTCAAGTCATGTTAGTCATCCTTTGAAACTCAGCAAACTCACATTATGTGACACAGAAGAAGATATCTTGGAACTCACAAACCCAGTTATTGGAGAACCAAGAGGAGACCTTACAGAACCTCCCACTGCTGTAGGGCTTGAAGATTTTGAAGTTCTGAGGCTTGTAGGCCGAGGTGGTTTTGGAAAGGTGTATCAAGTGAGGAGGACTGATACGTCAGAAATATATGCGATGAAGGTCGTGAGGAAAGATGAGATAATGGAGAAAAATAATGCTGGATACTTGAAATCTGAGAGAGACATATTAACAAAAGTGGATCATCCTTTCATAGTGCAACTCAGATACTCATTCCAA ACTAAATATAGACTCTACCTCGTACTTGATTTTATTAATGGAGGTCATCTTTTCTATCAGCTCTACCGCCAAGGCTTGTTtag AGAGGATTTGGCACGTATATATACTGCTGAGATTGTTTCTGCTGTCTCTCACCTCCATGCAAATGGAATAATGCATAGGGATCTCAAACCTGAAAATGTTCTTCTAGATGCAGATGGGCAT GTGATGTTGACAGACTTTGGCGTGGCAAAGCAGTTTGATGAAAATACAAGGTCAAACTCCATGTGTGGAACTTTAGAATATATGTCCCCTGAAATCATTCTTGGGAAAGGCCACGATAAGGCTGCAGATTGGTGGAGTGTTGGAATCCTATTATATGAAATGCTTACGGGAAAG CCCCCTTTTATTGGTGGAAATAGAAAACAAATTCAACAGAAGATCATAAAGAATAAGATTAAGCTGCCATCATTTTTGACAGGCGAAGCACATTCGCTTTTGAAAGGG CTGCTGCAAAAAGAAGCAAGTAAGCGACTTGGTTGCGGACCAGGTGGAAGCAAGGAGATAAAAAACCACAAGTGGTTCAAGTCAATCAACTGGAAGAAATTGGAAGCAAGGGAAATCAGGCCAAGCTTTTGCCCAAAGGTTGCAGGTAACCTTTGTGTTGCAAACTTTGAGGAGTGCTGGACCACCATGCCAATCCTGGATACTCCTGCTGCTACTCCAAAGTCCCATGATAATCCATTCAAGGGTTTCACTTATGTAAGGCCTGCCTCTTTTCTTCAGACTCCGCCTTAG
- the LOC110623991 gene encoding protein NETWORKED 4A, protein MDQGANLVLKMTEQDVASLVKKAEMCKQTRPDLIDEIEEFYCLYRSLAARYDHLNVELYKSIPSEIQMQGAGNGPDTPMLTPDEKLGSLKSGRVASVSSGGSDPSSSSSDSESESFNSSGNAYYSLPVSTDHKGLHQKIELGTAIPKKLKMDIEENGDGMLNAEENESYEELCSKVIKHEEELRVLKLKLQLSEEEFTELKNELAKSEHFMILAETLQAQLESADKDVKMREANLEAERRRIMALQKQTADDQHELQGLLKLAQEEKMMLKAKLDSESNQVLDLQERIVQCTNDLSYRDNEIKALKLAMLNAEENLLVEKSHLQSKISSVSEKADLLEVRLRELELQGKSMEDKLRQCQTEKMELQLLQDTQRVGFQAEISQLKEELSDRSGHVEILNKNLDNLKFKCDMLTAEKDGMNAKVNTLTAELSSRDIQIEQMKEQIWRMHVENLELIAGSESLQKLVHELRSRVAELEKEVDKQRGELRAGAEEKREAIRQLCISLDHYRSGYKELREAFLQKKRHAVMAS, encoded by the coding sequence ATGGACCAGGGTGCTAATCTCGTGCTAAAAATGACTGAACAGGATGTTGCATCTCTAGTGAAGAAAGCTGAAATGTGTAAACAGACTAGGCCAGATTTGATCGATGAAATTGAGGAATTCTATTGTTTGTATCGCTCATTGGCTGCGCGCTATGACCATTTGAATGTGGAATTATACAAGAGTATACCATCAGAGATCCAAATGCAGGGTGCTGGTAATGGCCCTGACACACCAATGCTAACTCCTGATGAAAAACTGGGTTCGCTCAAGTCTGGTCGAGTTGCATCTGTGAGTTCTGGTGGCTCTgatccatcatcatcatcatctgacTCTGAATCAGAATCTTTCAACTCCTCAGGCAATGCGTACTATAGCCTCCCGGTAAGCACTGATCATAAGGGCCTGCATCAGAAGATTGAGTTGGGGACTGCTATTCCAAAGAAGCTTAAGATGGATATAGAAGAAAATGGAGATGGTATGTTGAATGCTGAAGAAAATGAAAGCTATGAAGAATTGTGCAGTAAGGTTATCAAGCATGAGGAAGAGTTAAGAGTCTTAAAGCTAAAATTGcagctctcagaagaggaattTACTGAGTTAAAAAACGAGCTTGCAAAGAGTGAACATTTTATGATACTAGCAGAAACTTTACAGGCTCAGCTTGAATCAGCAGATAAAGATGTCAAAATGAGGGAGGCTAATCTTGAAGCAGAGAGAAGAAGAATAATGGCACTGCAAAAACAAACAGCTGATGATCAACATGAATTGCAAGGTCTGCTGAAATTGGCTCAAGAAGAAAAAATGATGTTGAAGGCCAAGCTTGATTCAGAGAGTAATCAGGTTTTAGACTTGCAGGAGAGGATTGTCCAGTGCACAAATGATTTATCTTATCGTGATAATGAGATCAAAGCATTAAAACTTGCAATGCTTAATGCAGAGGAGAATTTATTGGTTGAAAAATCACATCTGCAGTCAAAGATATCAAGTGTGTCAGAGAAAGCAGACTTGTTGGAGGTAAGGCTCAGAGAACTGGAATTACAAGGAAAATCCATGGAGGATAAACTAAGGCAATGCCAAACTGAGAAAATGGAATTGCAACTTTTACAGGATACCCAAAGGGTGGGATTTCAAGCAGAGATCAGTCAGTTGAAGGAAGAACTTAGTGACAGAAGTGGGCATGTAGAAATTCTAAATAAAAACCTTGACAATCTTAAATTCAAGTGTGATATGCTTACGGCAGAGAAAGATGGGATGAATGCTAAGGTAAACACACTTACTGCAGAATTGAGCTCACGAGACATTCAAATTGAGCAAATGAAGGAGCAAATCTGGCGCATGCATGTAGAAAATTTGGAACTAATTGCTGGGTCTGAAAGTTTGCAAAAGCTAGTACATGAGCTGAGATCGAGAGTAGCGGAGCTAGAAAAGGAGGTGGATAAGCAGAGAGGTGAGCTTCGGGCTGGTGCTGAAGAGAAACGGGAAGCAATAAGGCAGCTTTGTATCTCCTTGGACCATTATAGGAGTGGGTATAAAGAGCTTCGTGAAGCATTTCTTCAAAAGAAGCGGCATGCAGTTATGGCTTCCTAA